NNNNNNNNNNNNNNNNNNNNNNNNNNNNNNNNNNNNNNNNNNNNNNNNNNNNNNNNNNNNNNNNNNNNNNNNNNNNNNNNNNNNNNNNNNNNNNNNNNNNNNNNNNNNNNNNNNNNNNNNNNNNNNNNNNNNNNNNNNNNNNNNNNNNNNNNNNNNNNNNNNNNNNNNNNNNNNNNNNNNNNNNNNNNNNNNNNNNNNNNNNNNNNNNNNNNNNNNNNNNNNNNNNNNNNNNNNNNNNNNNNNNNNNNNNNNNNNNNNNNNNNNNNNNNNNNNNNNNNNNNNNNNNNNNNNNNNNNNNNNNNNNNNNNNNNNNNNNNNNNNNNNNNNNNNNNNNNNNNNNNNNNNNNNNNNNNNNNNNNNNNNNNNNNNNNNNNNNNNNNNNNNNNNNNNNNNNNNNNNNNNNNNNNNNNNNNNNNNNNNNNNNNNNNNNNNNNNNNNNNNNNNNNNNNNNNNNNNNNNNNNNNNNNNNNNNNNNNNNNNNNNNNNNNNNNNNNNNNNNNNNNNNNNNNNNNNNNNNNNNNNNNNNNNNNNNNNNNNNNNNNNNNNNNNNNNNNNNNNNNNNNNNNNNNNNNNNNNNNNNNNNNNNNNNNNNNNNNNNNNNNNNNNNNNNNNNNNNNNNNNNNNNNNNNNNNNNNNNNNNNNNNNNNNNNNNNNNNNNNNNNNNNNNNNNNNNNNNNNNNNNNNNNNNNNNNNNNNNNNNNNNNNNNNNNNNNNNNNNNNNNNNNNNNNNNNNNNNNNNNNNNNNNNNNNNNNNNNNNNNNNNNNNNNNNNNNNNNNNNNNNNNNNNNNNNNNNNNNNNNNNNNNNNNNNNNNNNNNNNNNNNNNNNNNNNNNNNNNNNNNNNNNNNNNNNNNNNNNNNNNNNNNNNNNNNNNNNNNNNNNNNNNNNNNNNNNNNNNNNNNNNNNNNNNNNNNNNNNNNNNNNNNNNNNNNNNNNNNNNNNNNNNNNNNNNNNNNNNNNNNNNNNNNNNNNNNNNNNNNNNNNNNNNNNNNNNNNNNNNNNNNNNNNNNNNNNNNNNNNNNNNNNNNNNNNNNNNNNNNNNNNNNNNNNNNNNNNNNNNNNNNNNNNNNNNNNNNNNNNNNNNNNNNNNNNNNNNNNNNNNNNNNNNNNNNNNNNNNNNNNNNNNNNNNNNNNNNNNNNNNNNNNNNNNNNNNNNNNNNNNNNNNNNNNNNNNNNNNNNNNNNNNNNNNNNNNNNNNNNNNNNNNNNNNNNNNNNNNNNNNNNNNNNNNNNNNNNNNNNNNNNNNNNNNNNNNNNNNNNNNNNNNNNNNNNNNNNNNNNNNNNNNNNNNNNNNNNNNNNNNNNNNNNNNNNNNNNNNNNNNNNNNNNNNNNNNNNNNNNNNNNNNNNNNNNNNNNNNNNNNNNNNNNNNNNNNNNNNNNNNNNNNNNNNNNNNNNNNNNNNNNNNNNNNNNNNNNNNNNNNNNNNNNNNNNNNNNNNNNNNNNNNNNNNNNNNNNNNNNNNNNNNNNNNNNNNNNNNNNNNNNNNNNNNNNNNNNNNNNNNNNNNNNNNNNNNNNNNNNNNNNNNNNNNNNNNNNNNNNNNNNNNNNNNNNNNNNNNNNNNNNNNNNNNNNNNNNNNNNNNNNNNNNNNNNNNNNNNNNNNNNNNNNNNNNNNNNNNNNNNNNNNNNNNNNNNNNNNNNNNNNNNNNNNNNNNNNNNNNNNNNNNNNNNNNNNNNNNNNNNNNNNNNNNNNNNNNNNNNNNNNNNNNNNNNNNNNNNNNNNNNNNNNNNNNNNNNNNNNNNNNNNNNNNNNNNNNNNNNNNNNNNNNNNNNNNNNNNNNNNNNNNNNNNNNNNNNNNNNNNNNNNNNNNNNNNNNNNNNNNNNNNNNNNNNNNNNNNNNNNNNNNNNNNNNNNNNNNNNNNNNNNNNNNNNNNNNNNNNNNNNNNNNNNNNNNNNNNNNNNNNNNNNNNNNNNNNNNNNNNNNNNNNNNNNNNNNNNNNNNNNNNNNNNNNNNNNNNNNNNNNNNNNNNNNNNNNNNNNNNNNNNNNNNNNNNNNNNNNNNNNNNNNNNNNNNNNNNNNNNNNNNNNNNNNNNNNNNNNNNNNNNNNNNNNNNNNNNNNNNNNNNNNNNNNNNNNNNNNNNNNNNNNNNNNNNNNNNNNNNNNNNNNNNNNNNNNNNNNNNNNNNNNNNNNNNNNNNNNNNNNNNNNNNNNNNNNNNNNNNNNNNNNNNNNNNNNNNNNNNNNNNNNNNNNNNNNNNNNNNNNNNNNNNNNNNNNNNNNNNNNNNNNNNNNNNNNNNNNNNNNNNNNNNNNNNNNNNNNNNNNNNNNNNNNNNNNNNNNNNNNNNNNNNNNNNNNNNNNNNNNNNNNNNNNNNNNNNNNNNNNNNNNNNNNNNNNNNNNNNNNNNNNNNNNNNNNNNNNNNNNNNNNNNNNNNNNNNNNNNNNNNNNNNNNNNNNNNNNNNNNNNNNNNNNNNNNNNNNNNNNNNNNNNNNNNNNNNNNNNNNNNNNNNNNNNNNNNNNNNNNNNNNNNNNNNNNNNNNNNNNNNNNNNNNNNNNNNNNNNNNNNNNNNNNNNNNNNNNNNNNNNNNNNNNNNNNNNNNNNNNNNNNNNNNNNNNNNNNNNNNNNNNNNNNNNNNNNNNNNNNNNNNNNNNNNNNNNNNNNNNNNNNNNNNNNNNNNNNNNNNNNNNNNNNNNNNNNNNNNNNNNNNNNNNNNNNNNNNNNNNNNNNNNNNNNNNNNNNNNNNNNNNNNNNNNNNNNNNNNNNNNNNNNNNNNNNNNNNNNNNNNNNNNNNNNNNNNNNNNNNNNNNNNNNNNNNNNNNNNNNNNNNNNNNNNNNNNNNNNNNNNNNNNNNNNNNNNNNNNNNNNNNNNNNNNNNNNNNNNNNNNNNNNNNNNNNNNNNNNNNNNNNNNNNNNNNNNNNNNNNNNNNNNNNNNNNNNNNNNNNNNNNNNNNNNNNNNNNNNNNNNNNNNNNNNNNNNNNNNNNNNNNNNNNNNNNNNNNNNNNNNNNNNNNNNNNNNNNNNNNNNNNNNNNNNNNNNNNNNNNNNNNNNNNNNNNNNNNNNNNNNNNNNNNNNNNNNNNNNNNNNNNNNNNNNNNNNNNNNNNNNNNNNNNNNNNNNNNNNNNNNNNNNNNNNNNNNNNNNNNNNNNNNNNNNNNNNNNNNNNNNNNNNNNNNNNNNNNNNNNNNNNNNNNNNNNNNNNNNNNNNNNNNNNNNNNNNNNNNNNNNNNNNNNNNNNNNNNNNNNNNNNNNNNNNNNNNNNNNNNNNNNNNNNNNNNNNNNNNNNNNNNNNNNNNNNNNNNNNNNNNNNNNNNNNNNNNNNNNNNNNNNNNNNNNNNNNNNNNNNNNNNNNNNNNNNNNNNctgaaattgagggacctgagcaaaaatctgattcagagactgaaaaggactgcagatgctgttggattctgacctccctgcactcgaagtggattttctggagctacagaagcccaattggcgcgctctcaacggcgttggaaagtagacatcctgggctttccagcaatatatgatagtccatacgtttcccaagatttgatggcccaaaccggcgttcaaagtcacattcagaaatcccagcgttaaatgctggaactggcaccaaaatgggagttaaacgcccaaactggcataaaagctggcgtttaactccaagagaggtctctgcacgaaaattcttcattgctcagcccaagcacacaccaagtgggcccggaagtggatttttatgtcatttattcatttctgtaaaccttaggcttctagttttctataagtaggaccttttactattgtattgagacatcgaggggtagctatcttcattgttatgctatcttagatcattgggaggctggcctcatggccatgcctagaccttgttcttatgtattttcaacggtggagtttctacacaccatagattaaggtgtggagctctgctgtacctcgagtattaatgcaattactattgttcttccattcaattccNNNNNNNNNNNNNNNNNNNNNNNNNNNNNNNNNNNNNNNNNNNNNNNNNNNNNNNNNNNNNNNNNNNNNNNNNNNNNNNNNNNNNNNNNNNNNNNNNNNNNNNNNNNNNNNNNNNNNNNNNNNNNNNNNNNNNNNNNNNNNNNNNNNNNNNNNNNNNNNNNNNNNNNNNNNNNNNNNNNNNNNNNNNNNNNNNNNNNNNNNNNagcttgccatggaaaggagtaagaaggattggatgaagacagtaggaaagcagagagacggaagggaaggcatcttcatgcgcttatctgaagttcctaccaatgaattacataagtacctctatctttatctttatgtttttatgcgttcatcaccatatccatttgagtttgcctgactaagatttacaagatgaccatagcttgcttcataccaacaatctctgtgggatcgacccatactcgcgtaaggtttattacttggacgacccagtacacttgctggttagttgtgcgaagttgtgtttataccatggtattgaacaccaagtttttggattcattaccggggattatttgagttgtgaaaagtattgatcacaatttcgtgcaccatcgggccatcatgatccatagcaccatgattggagaggaagtagaagttcatgaagtcatctctcttgaattctacaaagtagccgaacaGTCCTCCCCCATgacaaggctagcttttcctcatcttatttgccatctatgctactcagctggagttgtcatagaaggagacatcttcattgaagaggacaagcccatcactaagaagaagatggagcaaacaagagaggccatccatggatctcaagagacgcatgaggaagctcatcatcaaaaaaatccctgagatgcctcaagggatgcattttcctccaaacaactattgggaacaactcaacacttctctagaaggattgaccCATgatatgaaccaattaagggtggagcaccaagagcactccatcattctccatgagattagagaagatcaaagagcaatgagggaggtgcaacaaaggcaaggaagagacatagaagagctcaagtacatcattggtccttcaaggagaaggcgccaccatcataaggtggactcattccttgttcttatttctcttttttttttcggtttatGAACTTCATGtatgtctatgtttgtgtctttattacatgatcattagtgtctagtgtccatgtcttaaagctatgaataattccatgaattattcacctctcttaaatgaaaaatgtttctaatacaaaagaacaagaagtacatgagttttgaattcatccttgaaatttgtttaattatattgatgtggtgacaatactttttgttttctgaatgaatgcttgaacagtgcatattttttatcttgttgtttatgaatgttaaaattgttggctcttgaaagaatgatgaacaagagaaatgttattaatgatctaaaaaatcataaaattgattcttgaagcaagaaaaagcagtgaagaacaaagcttgcaaaaaaaagggtggcaaaaaaatatatgaaagaaaaaaaaagaaaaagcaagcagaaaaagccaataccccttaaaactaaaaggcaagggtagaaaggatccaaggctttgagcatcaatggaaaggagggcccaaggaaataaatccaggcctaagcggctaaatcaagctgtccctaaccatgtgcttgtggcatgcaggtccaagtgaaaagcttgagactgagtggttaaagtcgtgatccaaagtaaaaagagtgtgcttaagagctctggacacctctaactggggactctagcaaagctgagtcacaatctaaaaaggttcacccagtcatgtatctatgacatttatgtatccagtggtaatactggaaaacaaagtgcttagggccacgaccaagactcataaaagtagctgtgttcaagaatcaacatacttaattATGAGAAAcaattaacactatctgaactctaagttcctatagaagccaatcattctgaacttcaaaggaaaaagtgagatgccaaaactgttcagaagcaaaaagctacaagtcccgctcatctaattagaactaatattcattgataatttgggatttatagtatattctcttctttttatcctatttcatttttagttgcttggggacaagcaacaatttaagtttggtgttgtgatgagcggataatttatacgcttttggcattgattttaggtagtttttagcaggatctagctacttttagggatgttttcattagtttttatgtaaaattcacatttttggactttactatgagtttgtgtgtttttctgtgatttcagatattttctggctgaaattgagggacctgagcaaaaatctgatttaggctgaaaaaggactgctgatgctgttagattctgacctccctgcactcgaaatggattttcaggagatacagaactctaaatggcgcgctctcaacgaagTTGGAAAGTAggcatccagagctttccagaaatatataatagtccatacttcattcaagattagacgacgcaaactggcgttcaacgccagttccatgctgcattctggagtaaaacgcgagaaacatgtcacaaaccagagttaaacgccaaaaacatgttacaacttggcgtttaactccaagagaagcctctgcacgtgtaaagctcaagctcagtccaaggacacaccaaagtgggccccagaagtggatttctgcacttagacttatttctgtaaaccctagtagctagtctagtataaatagtactttttactattgtattttggaATCAGGGGGATTTATCtctggacgtttagttcttagactttgggggctggccattcggccatgcctgaaccttgatcaTTTAtgtaacggtggagtttctacacaccatagtttaaggtgtggagctctgctgtacctcgagttttaatgcaattactactatcttttattcaattcaaacttattcctattctaagatattactcgtacttcaacctgatggatgtgatgatccgtgacactcatcatcatccgtccctatgaacgcgtgcctgacaaccacttcagttctacaagcgaaagctagagtgaatatctcttggattccttaaccagaatcttcgtggtataagctagaattattggcggccattcttgagaattcggaaagtctaaaccttgtctgtggtgttcagagtaggattcagggattgaatgactgtgacgagcttcaaactcgcgattgttgggcgtagtgacagacgcaaaagaatcaatggattctattccgacatgatcgagaaccgacagatgattagccatactgtgacaagagcatttgaaccattttcactgagaggatgagaagtagtcattaacaacggtgatgccctacatacagcttgccatgcaAAGGAATATGaatgattgaaggaaggcagtaggaaagcagagattcaacagggacaaagcaactccatacacttatctaaaattcccaccaatgatttacataagtatctctatctttattttatgctttatttattataattttaataatttaatgctctttattttttttactattacatattatttacataatattttttttttcaatttttctataTGTTTTCAATTGTGTACCCGATTATTCGAATCAATCCAATTCAGAATTAATCGATTTGAATTAGTTCCGTCTACTAACAAAAATCTCATATCTAActtgattaaaatttaatagatttagttctcattctttttcaaattctatcCGACCGGACCAGCAAATAGTGGTGGTCTAAGATGAAACCAAAAAGAAATAACGATGTTTGTGACATTAGTATATTACTCGATTGGAATGATCCTGTCATTTTAGCAACCAGTTCTAAGATTGGAGGTTTGGCCCAACTGTGATGGGCCCAGTTGTGCAAGTGCAAGTGCAGGTGCAGGGTGCACCCTCACTCACTCCAGATTCTCGCCATCTAACATCCAACCAAACCAACTAAGCCATCTCTCCGACTGTACGCATTAGATTTAGGCGGAGCTTTCTATCTGCCACCCTCCTCCTCCACATCGTTTCCATCGCCGTTCTTCTTCTCATAAAAAGCCACCCTTTGTCCCTACCCTTATATTCGCATTTTCATTAACATACTCATTCTCACAGGTAAATGCATTAACCATAATCACAATATATAATATCGACGACCATTTGCTTATCCATTCGCCTTTGTTTCTGTGTTGGTTACAGGAAATGGAGGCCACAATGGCAGCCTGCAACTCTCTTAGCTCGCCTTCTGTTCCCATCCCAGTAAGCACCCACTTCTCCATGCTTCTAAATTCCAATTACTTGAAATAAATTTGTCATTGTTTGATTACttagatttaatttcatgttttgcgTCCTTCTAAATCTGAATCTGATCTTGAAAACGAAAATGAAAGGGCTTGTATGcgggaacaagtagaggaatcAAGAATTCACAATGCAGTTTCTTAGGTGCAACTAAGGTGAATTTTCCCAGCCAAACAATGTCCAGAACTTGTCAACTCAATCACAAACATAAAACACGTTCTGGGGCACTCCATGCTACCTGCCAGGGTGACAAGATCCTGGTAGCTAACAGAGGCGAAATCGCAGTTCGTGTTATTCGCACTGCTCATGAATTGGGAATACCCTGTGTGGCTGTGTACTCAACCATAGACAAGGATGCACTTCATGTCAAATTGGCTGATGAATCCGTTTGCATTGGCGAAGCGCCAAGCAGCCAATCGTAAGTTTCACACAATCACATACTCACATTTTCATATGCAATCATAAATCCAATGCCTTTTCCCTTTTGTGATTATTAAGTATGCCTCTTGTTTACatatgtttgtttaatttgatttgttatttttttttttttttctttcctgaGCAGGTACTTATTGATCCCAAATGTACTGTCTGCTGCTATTAGCCGTAGATGCACAATGTTGCATCCCGGATATGGTTTTCTTGCTGAGAATGcagtgtttgttgaaatgtgtAGAGAACATGGAATCAATTTTATTGGACCTAATGTGAGTATTCTGTACAGTTTGAGGAATTCCCCCTTTGCTCATTGTCTATTATTGCCTGGCATGATTTGAAGCTTTACATTTCTTATTGAGTTTGTAATTTTTGCATTAACTCTTCAAATTTCAGCCTGACAGTATTCGGGTTATGGGTGACAAATCAACTGCCAGAGACACAATGAAGAATGCAGGGGTTCCTACTGTTCCAGGAAGTGATGGGCTTTTACAGGTATTGTATTCCATTCAGCTGTGTAAATAGCTTCAATTACCTTTATACAGAAGCTGGAGGTCAATTCACGTTATATGAATCAGtctaatgaaaagaaaaatcgtTACAGAGCACTGAAGAAGCTATCAGGCTAGCAAATGAGATTGGTTTCCCTGTTATGATCAAGGTATTGGTTCTGTAATATGTAGTCTTGTGCCTGTTTGAAGTAAATTCTAGCTGTTGTGGTTGGCATAAATTATTCCTTATAggttatttttcttgttcacTTCTCTATCCTTAacataatttgaatttgaattttaaggaCGTGAGGTGATGATAACTaaagaattgaaaaaaagaaagccAAAATTTCTTCTGCAGATTAGTTTAACAACTGGATGTATTTTGTGAACTGTGATAGTAtgttttgccattttttttcctttctcaaTTTCTGTCACTTTTGCTGACATTTATTGTGTTCTTTAGGCAACAGCAGGTGGCGGTGGACGTGGTATGCGACTTGCTAAAGAACCTGGAGAGTTTGTGAAGTTGTTACAGGTATTTCCACCAGAATGCAAGTTCCTGTTATGTTGTCCGTACTCTTCAAATTGACATGGTTTAGTTTCTATCTTTCTTCTTTCATGATATCTATAGGCAAAAGCTAGATGGCGTAACCTGCAACTTAAATATAACTTCAATACAGAAGGCATAATATAAATCCTATGTGCAGAATTTCGGACGAGAAAAGAAGCTGAACGAGATAAGAAATTGgcagataaaaaaaagaagctgAAGGAGATAAGAAATGGGTGCACCTGGCATATTATTTCCTTTTTAGTATAGGATTTATCTATCTTGTGCCCTAAGGGAACATGTTAAGATTACAAATTGAGAAAGtttttattagaaatataaaaaatttaagtttccaATGCATTTGTTTTGcatttattaaatgaaaaaatttaaaaccttCCACTAATGGTAAGCTTATCATGTGTCCTTAGGGCACATATTAGGTAAACCCTTTAGTGTattattttctaacaaaataatgaattatgaGTTGATTGGGGCCAATGAGTAGAACAAGATCTCCTGGAGCTTATCCAATAATTATTATGCCATGAAAGCAGAGTAGGTAGGTTTTAGGGCGGGACGAATAGTGTATTGTGATGGAATGGAGTTATGGAGATGatgttatttttcttgtcaagaATTCTAGATTTAGTATCTTAGTTATATGCTTTTTTGATGATTTGGCATCaaattcatttcttttttacaGCAAGCTAAGAGTGAGGCTGCTGCCGCCTTTGGTAATGATGGAGTTTATTTGGAGAAGTACATTCAAAATCCTAGGCACATTGAGTTCCAGGTAATGTTATCTCTTTTTCCTGTTGGAGTCTACAGTTTGATTTAATCCTTGGGATTAGGAGAAAGGGATTTTATTTATGAAGAATGTGGACTGGGCAGGCATTCAAGTAGGAACTGGGATTATTAAATGCAATTGAATTACTTTGCAGCTTAGAACACTAGTTTGcatttataaaaagaaatattttttacatatttttccaaattttcaatttctgAATCCACTTTAGAGTTTACTCATCTTGTTCCTGACTAATTCATCTATCCATATGCTTCATCGCTTTACAGGTTCTTGCAGATAAATATGGTAATGTTGTTCACTTTGGAGAACGTGATTGCAGCATCCAGGTCTTATGACCTaacttctcttatttctttctgtttcttCCTTTATCTATGTGTAGATTgtcaaatgattttttttctttcgtttctaaTGACACTCATCAGAGGTCGgaatatattaacattttaaaatacaaaatgtaTTCAGTAAACCTGTTGTTATTCCTGACCTAGGTGAATCCAAGgccttaaaattatataataaactaTAAACTATTATCATACATATGAAATGTGTGTTTCTGCCTAGAGTAACATTCTCTTGTTTACCACTCACAAGAGTGTAGTTTACTGAACTTTGAATAATGTTATGTGCTGTGATTCAAGTAATTGTCAATCCCATTAGTTATTTTAGAGTTTCTTATCCTATTTTACCCACTGGTGTTTCTGGATAAAAAATAGCAGAGATACGTATTTGATAAATACAAAAATCCTGAAACTTATATCACTTGGCACGGTAAATTCTATTTGACAAGTTCTTTGCAAGACTaaaagattgaaaaaattttgattacATAGCTTCCCCCTGTAATCCCGTTTCAAATCATTCTACCTGAAGTAATTAAATCGGTTGAATATGACTTCTCTTACAGAGGCGTAATCAGAAACTGTTGGAAGAAGCACCATCTCCTGCTTTGACCCCAGAGCTGCGGAAGGCAATGGGAGATGCAGCAGTTGCAGCAGCTGCATCTATCGGTTACATAGGTGTTGGAACAGTTGAATTCCTCTTGGATGAAAGGGGCTCCTTTTACTTCATGGAGATGAATACTCGTATCCAGGTTGAAACTGATTTCTAATCTACTTCTCTaatatgaaattaatttctaatataGTATGCTCTTATTATATGAGGAGTTCTGCTGAATACTTTTGATTAGCTCTCGTCTCTTTTTTCTTGATTGTGGGTTGGTTGGGATCAGGTTGAACATCCGGTGACAGAAATGATATCTTCTGTTGATTTGATTGAAGAGCAAATTCGTGTGGCTATGGGAGCGAAGCTTCGTTACAAACAGGTACTGAAGGAGATATCTTACCTTTTGGTTTATTAGAATTAGGctcttaaatcttaaattcaAGCTTTTCCTACAGGAGGATATTATTCTGAGAGGACATTCTATTGAATGCCGTATCAATGCAGAAGATGCTTTTAAGGGATTTAGACCAGGGCCAGGTATCTTGATTTACCATCATGTATCAGAAGATGCATTTACATTCTAATACCAGCTTCCCCATCAGGTAGAATTACAGCATACTTACCATCAGGAGGCCCATTTGTCAGAATGGATAGTCATGTT
The genomic region above belongs to Arachis duranensis cultivar V14167 chromosome 3, aradu.V14167.gnm2.J7QH, whole genome shotgun sequence and contains:
- the LOC107479884 gene encoding biotin carboxylase 2, chloroplastic, which gives rise to MEATMAACNSLSSPSVPIPGLYAGTSRGIKNSQCSFLGATKVNFPSQTMSRTCQLNHKHKTRSGALHATCQGDKILVANRGEIAVRVIRTAHELGIPCVAVYSTIDKDALHVKLADESVCIGEAPSSQSYLLIPNVLSAAISRRCTMLHPGYGFLAENAVFVEMCREHGINFIGPNPDSIRVMGDKSTARDTMKNAGVPTVPGSDGLLQSTEEAIRLANEIGFPVMIKATAGGGGRGMRLAKEPGEFVKLLQQAKSEAAAAFGNDGVYLEKYIQNPRHIEFQVLADKYGNVVHFGERDCSIQRRNQKLLEEAPSPALTPELRKAMGDAAVAAAASIGYIGVGTVEFLLDERGSFYFMEMNTRIQVEHPVTEMISSVDLIEEQIRVAMGAKLRYKQEDIILRGHSIECRINAEDAFKGFRPGPGRITAYLPSGGPFVRMDSHVYPDYVVPPSYDSLLGKLIVWAPTREKAIERMKRALDDTIITGVPTTIEYHKLILDIEDFRNGKVDTAFIPKHEEELTMPPQKMVPAINKAKEFVGATV